The Deinococcus koreensis genome window below encodes:
- a CDS encoding acyltransferase codes for MTVSTQPPEVLPAPATRPMPAARVAAIDVFRGLAILAVVAHHLAGLGLRYAPEGSNLELGLITINRSLLFVVPAFVFMTALVLTRSALRPRPDGGRFDAGAYYRARARTALLPYLIWTVLYVLFRVATGQESGAALSDPARWQTWVQYGKGYFHLYFLLVVLQFYLVLPLLLPLWRRRWPFWAVLLGAFTAQLAVYALNRVGILNFAFPATMAVWYLPALTLGMYFGANEGAFEALWARGRFWIVAAAGGALLWFLPLAVAVLDDAQVSTLAFSAANWAYTAAATLVILGVAYKLAPAPAWWSRALAVLGTLSLQVYLLHPALLYLLERWGFPPHPLLFSLTLAAYGLVALGVPVLVARALAGTAVSRWLFGR; via the coding sequence ATGACCGTGAGTACCCAGCCCCCTGAAGTCCTGCCCGCCCCGGCGACCCGGCCGATGCCAGCAGCTCGGGTGGCCGCCATCGACGTGTTCCGGGGGCTGGCGATCCTGGCGGTGGTGGCGCATCACCTCGCCGGCCTGGGCCTCCGCTACGCGCCGGAGGGTTCGAATCTGGAGCTGGGGCTGATCACCATCAACCGCTCGCTGCTGTTCGTGGTGCCGGCGTTCGTGTTCATGACCGCGCTGGTGCTGACGCGCTCGGCGCTGCGGCCCCGCCCGGACGGGGGCCGCTTCGACGCCGGGGCCTACTACCGGGCACGCGCCCGCACCGCGCTGCTGCCGTACCTGATCTGGACCGTGCTGTACGTGCTGTTCCGGGTCGCCACCGGGCAGGAGAGCGGCGCCGCGCTGTCCGATCCGGCGCGCTGGCAGACCTGGGTGCAGTATGGCAAGGGCTACTTCCACCTGTATTTCCTGCTGGTCGTGCTGCAGTTCTATCTGGTGCTGCCGCTGCTGCTGCCGCTGTGGCGCCGGCGCTGGCCCTTCTGGGCGGTGCTGCTGGGCGCCTTCACGGCGCAGCTCGCGGTGTACGCCCTGAACCGCGTGGGCATCCTGAACTTCGCCTTCCCCGCCACCATGGCCGTGTGGTATCTGCCCGCCCTGACGCTGGGCATGTACTTCGGAGCGAACGAGGGCGCTTTCGAGGCCCTGTGGGCGCGCGGGCGCTTCTGGATCGTGGCGGCGGCCGGAGGGGCGCTGCTGTGGTTCCTGCCGCTGGCGGTGGCCGTGCTGGACGACGCTCAGGTGAGCACGCTGGCCTTCAGCGCCGCCAACTGGGCGTATACGGCGGCGGCCACACTCGTGATCCTGGGGGTGGCCTACAAGCTGGCCCCGGCACCGGCCTGGTGGAGCCGCGCCCTGGCCGTGCTGGGCACCCTGAGCCTGCAGGTCTACCTGCTCCACCCGGCGCTGCTGTACCTGCTGGAGCGCTGGGGCTTTCCGCCGCACCCGCTGCTCTTCTCGCTCACGCTGGCCGCCTACGGTCTGGTCGCGCTGGGGGTGCCGGTGCTGGTCGCGCGGGCCCTGGCGGGCACGGCCGTCTCGCGCTGGCTGTTCGGCCGTTAG
- a CDS encoding alpha/beta hydrolase, with the protein MKRVVLPLLLGAALMTAAARSALTTPPAAPDRTTPTRVAPARAAEVPMPVLQPEPLRFAHPLGDAFLFTPAACEPGCPLVVVSHSRGMTAELSLSRPHLLAIYRRLQAAGYAVLVSNDAGPTTWGAPQALTYLGDMHSRATRAFPFNGRTYNFGYSMGGLPALLTASLGVYPVSGVILLDAQVSLQDVWRSGRGNPTFVADIAAAHGLTRGETPPPERDPWTRARGTWAALPLLVAGGAGDTVVSFARNGEALFAQSSAQGSQLLRLEGPHLGGSHFGDALLEPMLAFLGRLESAQARAPKPLVPVPDPAAPAPAPTDATE; encoded by the coding sequence ATGAAGCGCGTGGTTCTTCCCCTCCTGCTGGGCGCTGCCCTGATGACTGCCGCCGCCCGGTCGGCCCTGACCACGCCGCCCGCGGCCCCCGACCGCACCACCCCGACCCGTGTCGCCCCCGCCCGTGCCGCCGAGGTGCCCATGCCCGTGCTCCAGCCCGAACCGCTGCGCTTCGCGCACCCGCTGGGCGACGCCTTCCTGTTCACGCCCGCCGCCTGCGAGCCGGGCTGCCCGCTCGTGGTGGTCTCGCACTCGCGCGGCATGACGGCCGAGCTGAGCCTGAGCCGGCCGCACCTGCTGGCGATCTACCGGCGGCTCCAGGCGGCCGGCTACGCGGTGCTGGTCAGCAACGACGCCGGCCCGACCACCTGGGGCGCGCCGCAGGCCCTGACCTACCTGGGCGACATGCACTCGCGCGCCACCCGCGCGTTTCCTTTCAACGGCCGCACCTACAACTTCGGCTATTCCATGGGCGGCCTGCCCGCGCTGCTCACGGCCTCGCTGGGCGTCTACCCGGTCTCCGGCGTCATCCTGCTGGACGCCCAGGTGAGCCTGCAGGACGTCTGGCGCAGCGGCCGTGGGAACCCCACCTTCGTGGCCGATATCGCCGCCGCCCATGGCCTGACCCGGGGCGAGACGCCGCCGCCGGAGCGCGACCCCTGGACGAGGGCCCGCGGCACCTGGGCGGCCCTGCCCCTGCTCGTCGCGGGCGGCGCCGGCGACACGGTGGTCTCGTTCGCCCGCAACGGCGAGGCCCTGTTCGCGCAGAGCAGCGCCCAGGGGAGCCAGCTGCTGCGCCTGGAGGGGCCCCACCTGGGCGGCTCGCACTTCGGGGACGCCCTGCTGGAGCCCATGCTGGCCTTCCTGGGCCGCCTGGAAAGTGCCCAGGCCAGGGCGCCGAAGCCGCTGGTGCCGGTGCCTGATCCGGCCGCGCCGGCCCCTGCCCCCACCGACGCCACGGAGTAG
- a CDS encoding ArsC/Spx/MgsR family protein, with translation MSDVQVQVFGTKKSKETRAAERFFKERKVKIHLVDLNERPIAKGELARFVQKFGLNALLDLEGKAYERSNLAYLRTTEEGVIARVIETPELLRLPLVRGGKVLTVGDDPAGWKAMLEG, from the coding sequence ATGAGCGACGTGCAGGTGCAGGTGTTCGGCACCAAGAAAAGTAAGGAAACCCGCGCGGCCGAGCGCTTTTTCAAGGAGCGCAAGGTCAAGATCCATTTGGTGGATCTGAACGAGCGGCCCATCGCCAAAGGCGAGCTGGCCCGCTTCGTGCAGAAGTTCGGCCTGAACGCCCTGCTGGATCTGGAGGGCAAGGCCTACGAACGCTCCAACCTCGCGTACCTGCGCACCACCGAGGAGGGCGTGATCGCCAGGGTCATCGAGACGCCCGAACTGCTGAGGCTCCCGCTGGTGCGCGGCGGCAAGGTGCTGACCGTGGGCGACGATCCGGCGGGCTGGAAGGCCATGCTGGAGGGCTGA
- a CDS encoding 4-(cytidine 5'-diphospho)-2-C-methyl-D-erythritol kinase, which translates to MPDRTAPESPAPESGVSASSAPDAPAPYFAPAKVNLGLSVRSARADGYHELHSLMVPLALGDDLRIAPAETLSLEVRGADLPSDERNLVYRAARAYLDAAQLSQGARITLEKSLPVASGLGGGSSDAATTLMALARLYPARLDLHALARTLGADVPFFLLGRAAVAQGIGEILTPLPVPRTPLVLVNPGVAVSARDAYHWLDTEEGFTPPLDIDAILTSLQDGRPVPYLNALQSGVAARHPAIGEVLRALADAGLRAPLMSGSGSTCFALAATDSQAHAVAQALQAQHPAWWVRATSTL; encoded by the coding sequence ATGCCTGACCGAACCGCGCCCGAGTCCCCTGCGCCTGAATCCGGTGTGTCCGCCTCCAGTGCGCCCGACGCTCCCGCGCCGTATTTCGCCCCTGCGAAGGTGAACCTGGGCCTCAGCGTCCGCAGCGCCCGCGCCGACGGCTACCACGAACTGCATAGCCTGATGGTGCCCCTGGCGCTGGGCGACGACCTGAGGATCGCCCCGGCCGAGACCCTGAGCCTGGAGGTGCGTGGCGCCGACCTGCCCAGCGACGAGCGCAATCTGGTGTACCGCGCGGCTCGCGCCTATCTGGACGCCGCGCAGCTCTCCCAGGGCGCCCGCATCACGCTGGAGAAGTCGCTGCCGGTCGCCTCGGGTCTGGGCGGCGGCAGTTCCGACGCCGCCACGACCCTGATGGCCCTGGCCCGCCTGTATCCGGCTCGCCTGGATCTGCACGCCCTGGCCCGGACACTGGGCGCCGACGTGCCCTTCTTCCTGCTCGGGCGCGCCGCCGTGGCGCAGGGCATCGGCGAGATCCTCACGCCGCTGCCGGTGCCGCGTACCCCGCTCGTGCTGGTCAACCCCGGCGTGGCCGTCAGTGCCCGCGACGCCTACCACTGGCTCGACACCGAGGAAGGCTTCACGCCCCCCCTGGACATCGACGCCATCCTGACCAGCCTGCAGGACGGCCGACCCGTGCCCTACCTGAACGCCCTGCAGAGCGGCGTGGCGGCCCGTCATCCGGCCATCGGCGAGGTGCTGCGGGCTCTGGCCGACGCCGGGCTGCGCGCGCCCCTGATGAGCGGTTCCGGCAGCACCTGTTTCGCCCTGGCGGCGACCGACTCCCAGGCCCACGCCGTGGCCCAGGCCCTCCAGGCCCAGCATCCGGCGTGGTGGGTGCGGGCGACCAGCACGCTGTAG
- the ispD gene encoding 2-C-methyl-D-erythritol 4-phosphate cytidylyltransferase codes for MSGACLLAGTVAALIPAAGAGTRLGHGPKALYTLAGRTLLERSIGALRPHVDEVVVALPEGRGDEFQAAPDPQVRFIAGGETRQLSVRRLLHATTADYVLIHDAARPFLGARIIHDLLEAVAETGAATVARPVADTLVRGGAAGTGSLWGELVAREGLWAVQTPQAFRRELLLAAHDRAHAEGHAATDDAGLIARSGGQVRLVRGDARLFKITTPDDLPLAQALAAVWDAEPDA; via the coding sequence ATGAGCGGCGCCTGCCTGCTGGCCGGCACGGTCGCCGCCCTGATCCCCGCCGCCGGGGCGGGCACCCGCCTGGGCCACGGCCCCAAGGCGCTGTACACGCTGGCCGGGCGCACCCTGCTGGAGCGCAGCATCGGGGCCCTGCGCCCCCATGTCGACGAGGTCGTGGTGGCGCTGCCGGAGGGAAGGGGGGACGAGTTCCAGGCCGCCCCCGATCCGCAGGTGCGCTTCATCGCCGGGGGGGAGACCCGCCAGCTCAGCGTGCGCCGCCTGCTCCACGCCACCACCGCCGACTACGTGCTGATCCACGACGCCGCCCGGCCCTTCCTGGGGGCCCGGATCATCCACGACCTGCTGGAGGCCGTGGCCGAGACCGGCGCCGCCACCGTGGCCCGCCCGGTGGCCGACACCCTGGTTCGCGGAGGGGCGGCGGGCACGGGAAGCCTCTGGGGCGAACTGGTCGCGCGCGAGGGGCTGTGGGCGGTGCAGACACCGCAGGCCTTTCGCCGCGAGCTGCTGCTGGCCGCGCACGACCGGGCGCACGCCGAGGGGCACGCCGCCACCGACGACGCCGGCCTGATCGCCCGCAGCGGGGGACAGGTGCGCCTCGTGCGCGGCGACGCCCGCCTGTTCAAGATCACGACCCCGGACGACCTGCCCCTCGCGCAGGCCCTGGCGGCCGTGTGGGATGCTGAGCCCGATGCCTGA
- a CDS encoding UbiX family flavin prenyltransferase → MKLVVGVSGGSGIPYALRTLQALQAAGVETHLIVSSGAKRVISAEAAGPTLADLNALATHLHDDRDLAAGVASGSFRTSGMLVIPCSAGTLAKIAHGFADSLLCRAAHVTLKERRPLVLVVREDPLPRPALSNMLAAHDAGATVMTASPGFYHAPRSVEELLHFVTARVLDQFGLDVPGFRRWGEPEPTPAQPESIQPEPA, encoded by the coding sequence ATGAAGCTGGTGGTCGGGGTCTCGGGCGGCAGCGGGATTCCCTACGCCCTGCGAACCCTGCAGGCGCTGCAGGCGGCCGGGGTCGAGACCCACCTGATCGTCTCCAGCGGCGCCAAGCGCGTGATCAGCGCCGAGGCGGCCGGCCCCACCCTGGCCGACCTGAACGCCCTGGCGACCCACCTGCACGACGACCGCGATCTGGCGGCGGGCGTGGCCAGTGGCTCGTTCCGCACCAGCGGCATGCTGGTGATCCCGTGCAGCGCCGGGACGCTGGCCAAGATCGCCCACGGCTTCGCCGATTCCCTGCTGTGCCGCGCGGCGCACGTGACCCTCAAGGAGCGCCGGCCGCTGGTGCTGGTCGTGCGCGAAGACCCCCTGCCCCGTCCAGCCCTGAGCAACATGCTCGCCGCCCACGACGCGGGCGCGACCGTCATGACCGCCAGTCCCGGCTTCTACCACGCCCCACGCAGCGTGGAGGAACTGCTGCACTTCGTGACCGCCCGCGTGCTCGACCAGTTCGGCCTGGATGTCCCCGGCTTCCGCCGCTGGGGCGAGCCGGAGCCGACGCCTGCCCAGCCCGAGTCCATCCAGCCAGAACCCGCATGA